A single region of the Winslowiella toletana genome encodes:
- a CDS encoding non-ribosomal peptide synthetase: MSKDFNLSDDVYGLSLEQKKIWAQTIQQPNQTAYNISEGFKCSGEINFAALISALKLTINNTPALSVIFQEKDDGTWQCPAPDVVERAEYITQAEGFPSYNEAQKFVCEKSNTPFDLYKEIPVRMIIARYAHQHSIVALCFHHIAIDGWSAQLFYNDLNANYSKYLDDTESSNDKPAASYFNYLSWQQDAQQKLARQNSHEYWCKYLSDASPILELPMNRKRGGNFNSAGSSMTLPIPEKICQSVKHSSVQHHVTDWCFYLTVFSLLLQRYSNQTLFCIGYPSANRAMPGSEMIGGLFTNTLVLKAEFNPDERFSTLLSRNYDTLLSGYAHDNVQLETVINELNVPRSASCNPLWQVLFAQQDRRGYGLNLTGVSTCQYSMPASNVKLDLSVMIDTDSNGTQGIIEFSDQLFERKEIEVLWRHYLQLLTSFANDVHQPLNAPVLADAEPQPAKKTSSVGKSSYHSLNCWFETIVANYPERIAVECEQASLTYAQLNDKANSLSRELLKQGAKPGELIGLSLKRNEYLIIGIIAILKTGCGYLPLDPTYPLSRIDYILQDTDSRIVVTDNDTAPLLAGKNVRLVDVSGCTNEKKIRTLGEVINDGSSLAYCIYTSGSTGNPKGVLISHTNVMRLFDNTHQWFSFDQHDVWTLFHSYSFDFSVWEIFGALLHGGKLVVVPYDISRSPEDFRKLLKERKVTVLNQTPSAFNQLSLVEMTNFDEDDRLKNLRYVIFGGEALNFATLSGWVSKYGDSKPDLVNMYGITETTVHVTHRKISLDDIINNSASYIGDAIPDLDIAILDSLGRPVPTGMVGEMYISGAGLAIGYLNRDSLNSERFIHISLKGRKKRYYKTGDLAKRRFDGELEYYGRADKQVKIRGHRIELGEIESALIKLPDVSEAVVLAHRDAHGKDKLKAWVSIASKMRCNPLLIKSQLAASLPSYMIPQEIIIIDSIPLTTNGKVNTQALPENSLCTSQTDLMPVKANSLLETKLHSIWCNILGRTEVSIHDNFFALGGDSLLAVMFSQQCRKNNITLNVIDLLNHQTIAELAMFGESEDFDSPLNKNAVTEHENVEGNKSAPPDGIYPMSGMQQVMFENYNKVSARCSGAYHVQQSYRMTDENPQPQAMLKAIKMIMESHPVLRTVALHDDVNGWSQMFADDIPVDFKFHDLTKLNGSDIDNKISAIREQDLEMPFTYNVSRKALFRCNWFQISVNRFELLLSSHHGIADGWGNQVLLTELFDLYRAIRKGEDSQPDIRPNVFLEYLALEKNNAADRAHKHFWLPFRKTNQDAKSNTYASYDGLANPRIDRFVDSTLMARLEKIARKNNVTLKSLILYALNSALLNTECNYDKVIGVVSNGRKDNLSDPLRSLGLYWNMLPVRFKNLPTMASLKRVHDDLLACEQFGLYPIAFHDSYIKPCVTFNFVNFHNKFDFGTHSGMELISEYWHDRFHYPLNVYVAGGNNRDENLFRIESSAGYISFQQANALMSDFISCLSDISINPLWKTDQHVLSD, encoded by the coding sequence GTGAGCAAAGATTTTAACTTATCTGACGATGTTTACGGATTATCATTAGAACAGAAAAAAATATGGGCTCAGACTATTCAGCAGCCTAATCAGACAGCCTATAATATTTCAGAAGGATTTAAATGTTCAGGCGAAATTAATTTTGCGGCTTTGATTTCCGCTTTAAAGCTCACCATTAACAATACCCCCGCCCTTTCCGTTATCTTTCAAGAAAAGGATGACGGTACCTGGCAGTGCCCTGCACCAGATGTTGTAGAGCGTGCAGAGTATATTACTCAGGCAGAGGGTTTTCCTTCTTATAATGAAGCCCAAAAGTTCGTCTGTGAAAAATCCAACACGCCTTTCGACCTGTATAAAGAAATTCCAGTAAGAATGATTATTGCACGATATGCACACCAGCACAGTATCGTTGCTCTCTGTTTTCATCATATCGCGATTGATGGCTGGTCGGCACAGCTTTTTTATAATGATTTAAACGCAAACTATAGCAAATATTTAGACGATACAGAATCCAGTAATGATAAACCTGCTGCAAGTTATTTTAATTACTTATCCTGGCAGCAGGATGCACAACAAAAGCTCGCTCGTCAAAATAGTCATGAGTACTGGTGCAAGTATCTCAGTGATGCCTCACCGATTCTTGAGCTACCGATGAACAGAAAAAGAGGAGGCAATTTTAACTCCGCTGGCTCCTCGATGACTTTACCGATACCCGAAAAAATTTGTCAGTCCGTGAAACATTCTTCCGTTCAGCATCATGTTACAGATTGGTGTTTTTATCTGACTGTTTTTTCCCTGTTGCTGCAGCGTTATTCAAATCAAACTCTGTTTTGTATTGGATATCCATCGGCTAATCGTGCCATGCCGGGAAGTGAAATGATCGGTGGCCTGTTTACCAATACGCTGGTTCTGAAAGCTGAATTTAATCCGGATGAGCGCTTCTCAACATTACTCAGCAGAAATTACGATACTCTGCTGTCGGGATATGCCCATGACAATGTTCAACTTGAAACCGTTATCAATGAATTAAATGTTCCTCGTAGCGCATCCTGTAATCCCCTCTGGCAGGTCCTTTTTGCACAACAGGATCGTCGTGGATATGGCCTCAATTTGACTGGGGTGAGCACTTGCCAGTACTCAATGCCGGCGTCTAACGTCAAGCTCGACTTAAGCGTTATGATTGACACTGACAGCAACGGCACGCAAGGCATCATTGAATTCTCAGATCAGCTGTTTGAGAGAAAGGAGATTGAGGTTTTATGGCGTCACTATCTTCAGCTTCTGACCAGTTTTGCCAACGATGTCCATCAGCCACTGAATGCCCCTGTCCTGGCAGATGCTGAGCCGCAACCTGCAAAAAAAACCTCCTCTGTCGGGAAATCCAGCTACCACTCTCTGAACTGCTGGTTTGAGACAATCGTAGCAAATTATCCTGAGCGGATTGCAGTTGAATGTGAACAAGCATCTCTCACCTATGCTCAGTTAAACGACAAAGCTAATAGTCTCAGCAGAGAGCTTTTGAAGCAGGGAGCCAAACCCGGTGAACTTATTGGCTTGTCGTTAAAGCGAAATGAATATCTGATCATCGGGATTATCGCAATTCTAAAAACAGGATGTGGCTACTTACCACTGGATCCCACTTATCCCCTTTCCCGCATCGATTATATTTTGCAGGACACTGATTCCAGGATAGTTGTTACCGATAATGACACCGCGCCATTGCTAGCCGGAAAAAATGTTCGATTAGTTGATGTTTCAGGCTGTACCAATGAGAAGAAAATAAGGACATTGGGTGAAGTGATCAACGATGGTTCATCACTTGCCTACTGTATTTATACCTCAGGCTCCACGGGCAATCCTAAGGGAGTATTAATCTCTCATACCAATGTGATGCGCTTATTTGATAATACACACCAATGGTTCTCATTCGATCAACATGATGTCTGGACACTATTTCACTCTTATTCATTTGATTTTTCAGTCTGGGAAATTTTTGGTGCATTACTGCATGGCGGCAAGTTGGTTGTCGTTCCTTATGATATTTCACGCAGCCCGGAAGATTTTCGCAAATTACTCAAGGAGAGAAAAGTCACCGTGTTAAATCAGACTCCATCGGCTTTTAACCAGCTAAGCCTGGTTGAAATGACAAACTTTGATGAGGATGATCGGTTAAAGAATTTAAGATATGTAATATTTGGTGGTGAAGCATTAAATTTTGCCACCCTCAGCGGCTGGGTATCCAAGTATGGTGATAGCAAACCTGACCTCGTTAATATGTATGGAATAACTGAAACAACCGTTCATGTAACACACAGAAAAATTTCCTTAGATGATATTATAAATAATAGCGCCAGCTATATTGGTGACGCCATACCTGACCTCGATATCGCTATACTTGACTCTTTGGGCAGGCCAGTACCAACAGGGATGGTTGGCGAAATGTACATATCAGGTGCCGGTCTGGCGATTGGGTATCTTAATCGTGACAGTCTGAACAGTGAACGATTCATTCACATTAGTCTTAAAGGCAGAAAGAAAAGATATTATAAAACCGGTGATTTAGCTAAACGTCGTTTTGATGGCGAGCTGGAATACTATGGCCGGGCTGATAAGCAGGTTAAAATCCGCGGGCATCGCATAGAACTTGGTGAGATTGAAAGCGCTCTGATAAAACTCCCTGACGTGTCAGAAGCTGTCGTATTGGCTCACCGCGACGCGCATGGAAAGGATAAACTTAAAGCATGGGTGAGTATTGCGTCGAAAATGCGGTGCAATCCTCTACTGATCAAATCGCAGTTAGCCGCGTCTTTGCCTTCCTATATGATTCCACAAGAAATCATCATAATCGACAGTATTCCTCTGACAACAAACGGTAAAGTGAATACTCAGGCATTGCCGGAAAACTCCCTCTGCACCAGTCAGACAGATTTGATGCCGGTTAAAGCCAATAGCTTATTGGAGACTAAACTGCACAGTATCTGGTGCAACATTCTCGGGCGAACGGAGGTTAGCATTCATGATAACTTTTTTGCCCTGGGTGGCGATTCCCTGCTTGCGGTGATGTTTTCCCAGCAATGCCGTAAAAATAATATAACACTTAACGTGATTGATTTACTCAATCACCAGACTATTGCAGAACTCGCGATGTTCGGAGAAAGTGAGGATTTTGACTCGCCCTTAAATAAGAATGCCGTCACCGAACATGAGAATGTTGAAGGAAATAAATCAGCACCACCAGACGGTATATACCCGATGTCGGGTATGCAGCAGGTAATGTTTGAAAACTATAATAAGGTTTCTGCCCGTTGTTCCGGCGCTTATCATGTACAGCAGTCATATCGCATGACTGATGAAAACCCACAGCCCCAGGCGATGTTGAAAGCGATTAAGATGATAATGGAATCTCATCCTGTATTAAGGACTGTCGCTTTGCATGATGATGTTAATGGCTGGAGTCAAATGTTTGCTGATGACATTCCTGTCGACTTTAAGTTTCATGATTTAACCAAGCTTAATGGCTCTGATATTGATAATAAAATCTCGGCTATCAGGGAACAAGACCTTGAGATGCCCTTCACTTACAACGTGTCGAGGAAGGCACTCTTCAGATGTAACTGGTTTCAGATTTCAGTTAACCGCTTTGAGTTATTACTGTCCAGCCATCATGGTATCGCTGATGGGTGGGGAAACCAGGTATTACTGACAGAATTATTTGACCTTTATCGCGCCATCAGAAAAGGAGAAGACAGCCAGCCCGATATCCGTCCTAATGTATTTCTGGAATATTTAGCGCTTGAGAAAAACAATGCAGCAGACAGAGCACATAAACACTTCTGGTTACCGTTCAGAAAAACAAATCAAGATGCTAAAAGCAATACTTATGCATCATATGATGGTTTGGCGAATCCCAGAATTGACCGTTTCGTTGACAGTACACTTATGGCACGACTGGAAAAAATTGCGCGTAAAAATAATGTCACATTGAAATCCTTGATTCTTTATGCACTCAACTCAGCTTTGTTAAACACAGAATGCAATTACGATAAAGTTATTGGCGTTGTCAGCAATGGTCGGAAAGATAATTTAAGCGATCCATTGCGTTCTCTGGGCCTGTACTGGAACATGCTTCCTGTACGTTTTAAAAATTTGCCCACTATGGCGTCACTCAAAAGAGTGCATGATGATCTACTGGCTTGCGAACAGTTTGGTCTTTACCCGATAGCTTTTCATGACAGTTATATCAAGCCCTGTGTGACATTCAATTTTGTGAATTTTCATAACAAATTTGATTTTGGCACTCATTCTGGCATGGAACTTATCAGTGAATACTGGCATGACCGCTTCCACTATCCACTTAATGTCTATGTGGCTGGCGGCAACAACAGAGATGAAAACCTGTTCAGGATAGAAAGCAGCGCTGGATACATTAGTTTTCAGCAAGCTAATGCTCTGATGAGTGATTTCATTTCATGCCTGTCAGACATATCAATTAATCCCTTATGGAAAACTGACCAACACGTATTGTCCGACTAA
- the argC gene encoding N-acetyl-gamma-glutamyl-phosphate reductase, translated as MKSRIFIDGEAGTTGLQIHSQLNDRDDIELIELARSDRKDPQKRSQALNECDIAILCLPDDAAREAVSFVENPRVRILDASSAHRSTTGWVYGLPELTPGQVQLIAEANRVTNPGCYPTGAITLLRPLTEAGIVPRDYPVNVHAISGYSGSGRSLIDAYEDPQHPQATNAPFRGYGLSLKHKHVPEMQKQALLSFPPLFTPSYGKYRQGIVLYVPLHLRLLKPGVSAKQIHDCLSVYYSDSEYINVVPVEQAATITQLDPEYLNGTNNLDIYVFANEDSGQILLAAVFDNLGKGASRAAIQNLNIMLENTSL; from the coding sequence ATGAAATCACGCATTTTTATAGACGGTGAAGCGGGAACGACAGGGTTGCAGATACATTCTCAACTCAATGACCGTGATGATATTGAGTTAATTGAGCTGGCGCGTTCAGATCGAAAAGACCCACAGAAACGTAGCCAGGCGCTAAACGAATGTGACATTGCGATTCTGTGCCTGCCTGATGATGCAGCACGCGAAGCAGTATCATTTGTTGAAAACCCACGGGTACGTATCCTGGATGCGAGCTCGGCTCATCGTTCCACCACCGGCTGGGTATACGGTCTGCCTGAACTGACTCCGGGTCAAGTACAGTTGATTGCTGAAGCCAACAGAGTGACTAACCCTGGCTGCTATCCTACAGGGGCGATTACTTTGCTGCGTCCTCTGACTGAGGCGGGCATCGTTCCGCGTGATTACCCTGTCAATGTACATGCCATATCGGGTTATTCCGGTTCCGGACGCTCGTTGATTGATGCCTATGAAGATCCACAGCATCCTCAGGCAACTAATGCTCCTTTTCGTGGATATGGTTTAAGTCTTAAGCATAAACATGTTCCTGAGATGCAGAAACAGGCACTGCTTTCATTTCCACCGTTGTTTACGCCTTCCTATGGAAAATACCGTCAAGGGATCGTTCTGTATGTTCCACTGCATTTGAGACTTCTGAAGCCTGGAGTCAGCGCCAAACAGATACATGATTGTCTGTCTGTTTATTATTCTGATTCAGAATACATTAATGTCGTTCCCGTTGAACAGGCAGCAACGATTACACAATTGGATCCTGAATATTTAAATGGAACAAATAATCTCGATATTTACGTCTTTGCTAATGAAGATTCCGGACAAATTCTGTTAGCTGCGGTGTTCGACAACCTGGGTAAAGGTGCGTCTCGCGCTGCTATCCAGAATCTGAATATCATGTTAGAAAATACATCGCTGTAA
- a CDS encoding acyl carrier protein, with product MKAADTNTLQAIILSIWKQVLNNENIALDDDLIGIGGQSLDALKIANECQRQLGKPVNMVRVLRSRTVAGLTESLSKA from the coding sequence ATGAAAGCAGCAGACACTAATACTCTTCAGGCTATCATTTTATCTATCTGGAAACAGGTGTTAAACAATGAGAACATCGCCCTGGATGATGATCTTATCGGCATTGGCGGTCAGTCACTCGATGCGCTCAAAATTGCTAATGAATGTCAAAGACAACTTGGCAAACCCGTGAATATGGTCAGGGTTCTGCGCAGCAGAACGGTGGCAGGCCTGACAGAAAGCTTAAGCAAAGCGTAA
- the sapC gene encoding putrescine export ABC transporter permease SapC gives MPADNIYAEKRLPSPLRHTWRLFYRDTTAMVGFYGFIALLLMCVFGGLLAPYGLDQQFLGYQLLPPSWSRYGDVSFFLGTDDLGRDLLSRLLSGAAPTVGSAILVTVLAALCAMVLGVLAGLTHGLRSAVMNHVLDTLLSIPSLLLAIVVVAFLGPRLEHALLAVWLAVLPRLVRAIYSAVHDELEKDYVVAARLDGASSFNILRHAILPNILSILVTEFTRALSMAILDIAALGFLDLGAQLPSPEWGAMLGDSLELIYVAPWTVMLPGAAIMISVLIVNLLGDGIRRAIEAGVE, from the coding sequence ATGCCAGCCGATAATATTTACGCTGAGAAGCGCCTGCCCAGCCCACTCCGCCATACCTGGCGGTTGTTTTATCGCGATACCACTGCGATGGTCGGCTTTTATGGCTTTATCGCCCTGCTGCTAATGTGCGTATTTGGCGGGTTACTGGCACCTTATGGCCTCGATCAGCAATTTCTCGGCTATCAGCTACTTCCGCCATCGTGGTCGCGTTATGGTGATGTCTCATTCTTTCTCGGCACCGATGATTTAGGTCGCGATTTGTTAAGCCGGCTGCTGAGCGGCGCGGCACCGACCGTCGGTTCGGCAATACTGGTGACGGTGTTGGCCGCACTGTGCGCCATGGTGCTTGGCGTGCTGGCCGGATTAACCCATGGCCTGCGCTCGGCGGTGATGAACCATGTGCTCGACACCCTGCTGTCGATTCCCTCACTGCTGTTGGCGATTGTGGTGGTGGCCTTTTTAGGACCACGGCTGGAACATGCGCTGCTGGCTGTCTGGCTGGCGGTATTGCCACGCCTGGTGCGCGCTATTTACAGTGCGGTTCATGATGAACTGGAAAAAGATTACGTGGTGGCCGCACGCCTTGACGGTGCCAGCAGCTTCAATATCCTTCGGCACGCGATACTGCCCAATATATTATCAATTCTGGTCACCGAATTTACCCGCGCATTGTCGATGGCGATTCTGGATATTGCCGCGCTCGGTTTCCTCGATCTCGGCGCGCAGCTGCCCTCACCGGAATGGGGGGCGATGCTGGGAGACTCGCTGGAGCTGATTTATGTTGCGCCGTGGACAGTAATGCTGCCTGGCGCAGCGATTATGATCAGCGTATTGATCGTTAACCTGCTGGGTGACGGTATCCGCCGCGCCATTGAAGCGGGAGTGGAATAA
- a CDS encoding ThiF family adenylyltransferase: protein MEHNYSRDVIYSRMLGIVNEEELALLADKTIAVPGCGGVGYTHAETLVRMGVGGVHIADFDTFGPENFNRQFGSSIHTVGQKKADVLRERLLSINPALRISQFEEVNPDNVDDFLEGVDVLCDALDYFVIEPRIVMYRRARELGIPAVISCPIGFGGTLHFFDPQSMSFEEYFALSAEMNETQKLINFGIGLDPLRLHSSYLDSPRLDFESRKVASLSSSCLLATTLTSTFTLAKLLDRDMFFKPVPYVHQIDYMAGRFEQTYVNEGVNGLKSVMKLQAAG, encoded by the coding sequence ATGGAACATAACTATTCCAGAGATGTCATTTACAGTCGTATGTTGGGAATTGTGAACGAAGAAGAACTCGCTTTACTGGCAGATAAAACTATCGCCGTTCCTGGCTGTGGGGGAGTTGGCTATACACATGCTGAAACCCTGGTAAGAATGGGGGTGGGTGGCGTGCACATCGCCGACTTTGACACCTTTGGCCCGGAAAATTTCAACCGACAGTTTGGTTCAAGTATTCATACTGTAGGACAAAAAAAAGCAGATGTACTCAGGGAACGTCTGCTGTCCATTAATCCGGCATTGAGGATTTCTCAGTTTGAAGAGGTGAATCCTGACAATGTAGACGATTTTCTTGAAGGTGTGGATGTACTGTGCGATGCGCTTGACTACTTTGTGATTGAACCACGCATTGTCATGTATCGCCGTGCCAGGGAACTGGGCATTCCGGCAGTGATCTCATGCCCCATCGGGTTTGGCGGAACCTTGCATTTCTTCGACCCACAATCGATGTCCTTTGAAGAGTATTTCGCTCTGTCTGCCGAAATGAATGAAACACAGAAACTGATCAATTTTGGCATCGGTCTGGATCCTTTGCGCTTACACAGTAGTTACCTGGATTCACCCCGACTGGATTTTGAAAGCCGAAAAGTCGCTTCACTAAGTTCTTCGTGCCTGCTGGCAACAACACTCACGTCAACTTTTACATTAGCGAAACTGCTTGATCGTGATATGTTTTTTAAACCGGTCCCTTACGTGCATCAGATCGACTACATGGCTGGACGATTTGAACAAACGTATGTAAATGAGGGCGTTAACGGGCTTAAATCCGTCATGAAGCTTCAGGCAGCCGGATAG
- a CDS encoding condensation domain-containing protein: protein MNKHHEITSPLTYEQKNIWQLHIDNPGIPLFNANYLFHIKSGFECDYFVQALRLVVARHGGLSSRFGGNTEHAMQYGPSETEDKISDFVYLFEKAENFKEAHDIIKMRSVVPFRLNLASPIRADIVPMANDAFLINITVHQIVCDCWSASLFFEELSSYYNSLCNDKETVVADNAISYMSFSLWQKQHQEKAKSNMSYWLTYLQGVDSHLDLSKYKDPSDASPFSGGVAIKNLTGTIHSQACALAKNYAVTPYAIYMTLFAAFLQHCTQQNDFCLSYPSSNRNMPESDEILGLFTRLLPVRFTFGAESTLKEMVAKAYEALLDNSEHDLCCMADIVKEAGLISDINPFGLFKIVFGQIGRVNNGLDLKSASIEQLPVHTGYTKTDLLIMLDLHSIQPVVFIEFSSKNFSDESISTLWQDFSHFLQSVLNNNLETSNEAEGTESAAIIA from the coding sequence ATGAATAAACATCATGAAATTACATCTCCCCTGACCTATGAACAAAAGAATATTTGGCAATTGCATATTGATAACCCAGGCATTCCATTGTTTAATGCAAATTATCTTTTTCATATTAAATCAGGATTCGAATGTGATTATTTTGTGCAAGCGTTGAGGCTGGTCGTCGCGCGTCACGGTGGATTATCCTCACGTTTCGGTGGAAATACTGAGCATGCCATGCAATATGGGCCGTCAGAAACTGAAGATAAAATTTCTGACTTTGTCTATTTATTTGAGAAAGCAGAAAACTTTAAAGAAGCGCATGACATTATTAAAATGCGTAGTGTCGTGCCCTTCCGACTAAACCTGGCTTCACCCATCCGAGCCGATATTGTCCCGATGGCCAACGACGCCTTTCTGATTAACATTACTGTTCATCAGATTGTTTGCGATTGCTGGTCTGCATCACTTTTCTTCGAAGAGCTGAGTTCATATTATAATTCATTATGTAATGATAAAGAGACCGTCGTTGCTGACAATGCCATCAGTTATATGAGTTTTTCACTGTGGCAAAAACAGCATCAGGAAAAAGCCAAATCGAATATGTCATATTGGTTAACGTATCTGCAGGGCGTGGATAGTCATTTAGATCTGTCAAAATATAAAGATCCATCAGACGCCTCCCCTTTTTCAGGCGGCGTTGCAATAAAAAACCTCACTGGAACTATTCACAGCCAGGCCTGTGCTTTAGCTAAAAATTATGCAGTCACACCCTACGCTATTTATATGACACTGTTCGCTGCTTTCTTACAGCATTGCACACAGCAGAACGATTTCTGCCTGTCATATCCGAGTTCCAACAGAAACATGCCTGAATCAGATGAAATTCTGGGGTTGTTTACACGCTTACTGCCCGTAAGATTTACATTCGGAGCGGAAAGCACGTTAAAGGAGATGGTAGCAAAAGCCTATGAGGCTCTCCTTGATAATAGCGAACACGACTTATGCTGCATGGCAGATATCGTCAAGGAGGCGGGTTTGATTAGCGATATAAACCCTTTTGGCTTGTTCAAAATTGTTTTTGGGCAAATTGGCCGGGTAAACAATGGGCTTGACCTTAAATCTGCCAGCATTGAACAATTACCTGTTCATACCGGTTATACCAAAACGGATCTGTTGATAATGCTGGATCTTCACTCAATTCAACCTGTGGTATTTATTGAGTTTTCATCCAAAAACTTCTCTGATGAAAGCATTTCGACCTTATGGCAAGATTTTTCGCATTTCCTGCAGTCAGTTTTGAACAACAATCTTGAGACAAGTAATGAGGCTGAAGGCACTGAGTCGGCCGCTATCATAGCGTAA
- a CDS encoding GNAT family N-acetyltransferase yields MTIQVAIQPDLTTRELTSRTIDENEIFIIVPLLVQLYQNLPIETIKSRLDEIKHLNWSCLGVFYKDSLVGISGYWLNTRLYCGKYLYVDHFVVDDAFRQSGVGALLMQKIKEVAEQNQCGHICLDTFTGNSQAQKYWSKHKFNIVGFHYVLQH; encoded by the coding sequence GTGACTATTCAGGTTGCGATACAACCAGATTTGACCACAAGAGAGCTGACTTCAAGAACAATCGATGAAAATGAAATATTTATTATCGTCCCATTATTAGTACAGCTTTATCAGAATTTGCCAATTGAGACGATTAAGTCCCGACTTGACGAGATAAAACATCTTAACTGGTCCTGTTTGGGCGTATTTTATAAAGATAGTCTTGTCGGTATATCTGGCTATTGGTTAAACACACGACTTTATTGCGGAAAGTATTTATACGTGGATCACTTTGTGGTTGATGACGCTTTCCGGCAATCAGGTGTCGGTGCACTTCTGATGCAAAAGATAAAAGAAGTAGCCGAACAGAATCAGTGCGGTCATATATGCCTTGATACCTTTACTGGCAACTCACAGGCACAGAAGTACTGGTCAAAGCATAAATTTAATATTGTTGGTTTTCATTACGTATTACAGCATTAA
- a CDS encoding MFS transporter codes for MGIIDYKLRDLVKFYGMLALLYFSDMVLLVGLIWNTYKVTKAPYFLGVVLSVSVLIPFIIRRFFNGINLLHLNFRKLFILRLCSYLLIAFVAISNFSDKYTETSIIIILYGILTLSTLSTFEAGNIKLVRSDIVSSLNASRLLQTVIQTGAFVGALISGLLLDKYSFHNIVLYISLYDILISIVGFIFLKDIASPPKTPNPESANSVNIISLPSLFTSQKLLICLIGLIGLHISSFNLLTPVIYQSLNHWGSEQFGIASGAACFGAFLSALLATKKWNYALAALLLVISDTVFCNIEIKSVNVASCFFLGLFLNLVRIGLRSEFIDSIAEGQSEEDLAAKITTVYSLCQAAGPIIMGFVISEHFLGVASARWLLTFVAICILIGIVVFNNVKKMPAEMKSA; via the coding sequence ATGGGTATAATTGATTATAAATTAAGAGACTTAGTGAAGTTTTACGGGATGTTAGCGCTACTTTATTTTAGTGATATGGTTTTACTGGTTGGTCTGATCTGGAACACTTATAAAGTGACTAAAGCTCCCTACTTCTTAGGCGTTGTTCTTTCAGTAAGTGTACTCATACCCTTTATCATCCGGCGTTTTTTCAACGGCATCAATCTTTTACATTTAAACTTTAGAAAATTATTTATCCTTCGCCTGTGCTCCTATTTACTGATTGCTTTCGTTGCCATTTCAAACTTCTCAGATAAATACACTGAGACCTCGATAATTATTATCCTTTATGGAATTTTAACCTTGTCGACATTGAGCACCTTTGAAGCCGGAAATATTAAACTGGTCAGGTCCGATATAGTGTCGTCACTAAATGCCTCCCGATTATTGCAGACCGTCATTCAGACAGGCGCTTTTGTTGGAGCATTGATAAGTGGGTTGTTATTAGACAAATACAGTTTCCACAACATCGTGCTGTATATTAGTCTGTATGATATTTTAATAAGCATTGTAGGGTTTATTTTTCTTAAAGATATCGCTTCCCCACCCAAAACGCCAAATCCTGAATCTGCCAACTCAGTCAATATTATCAGCCTCCCTTCTCTGTTCACTTCCCAGAAGCTGCTGATTTGTTTAATCGGCCTCATCGGCCTTCATATTTCATCATTCAACCTGCTTACGCCTGTTATCTATCAGAGTTTAAACCACTGGGGCAGTGAACAGTTTGGTATCGCGAGCGGTGCAGCGTGCTTTGGTGCTTTTTTATCCGCCCTGTTAGCGACAAAAAAATGGAATTATGCTCTGGCTGCGTTACTTTTAGTGATCAGTGATACGGTTTTTTGCAACATTGAAATTAAATCAGTTAACGTCGCATCCTGTTTCTTTTTGGGGCTATTTCTCAATTTAGTGCGTATTGGCCTTCGTTCAGAGTTTATTGATTCAATCGCCGAGGGGCAATCAGAAGAGGATTTGGCGGCTAAAATCACCACTGTGTATTCTCTGTGCCAGGCAGCAGGCCCCATTATAATGGGTTTTGTTATCTCAGAGCACTTTCTTGGCGTTGCATCAGCAAGGTGGCTACTGACTTTTGTGGCAATATGCATATTGATTGGAATCGTAGTCTTCAATAACGTAAAAAAAATGCCTGCAGAGATGAAGTCTGCCTGA